A DNA window from Barnesiella intestinihominis YIT 11860 contains the following coding sequences:
- a CDS encoding SusC/RagA family TonB-linked outer membrane protein → MTRKKQSKRGLRVCCLMGCMVLLFSQPFGISAQQTEQGGPGKVSAADSQQFISGKVIDASGVPIIGATVHLKDSKNVAVTDMDGNFSIKSDQKNPILRVSYIGYDAVETSVKGNKSVRIVLKENTKALDEVVVVGYGTMRRSDVTGSISSVKGSELVKNSTSNVVQSLAGKMSGVQVVQNSGAPGGDVSILIRGVGTINDASPLYVIDGVPVNGGMWYINPADVESIDVLKDASATAIYGSRGANGVVMVTTRQAKEGRTEINLDYSFGIQQSAKTFDMLNASQYAALHNEMRSNAGLSLNPLFADPESLGAGTDWLSPLFRTAPMHKVNLSILGGNSKINHATSVGYYAQDGIMKNSEFNRLNLQSNISSQILSNVKVRANVNLSAENRRTQPISTVIQNAMRMLPSISIYDDEGNYNGPTGNAELNGDALNPVAIVNEQKYRMKGFRMLSNISAEWEIIDGLVAKTTGGAELGYEYNNNYIPKYKWGNKEQTNTSQSLSSAYEELYLWDNSLTYDKVFGKHKLNAMIGTSYQEYKKEWMSAAGTGRASEMTTELDNATKATDVGGNSYSWALMSYMGRVHYSYDNRYFLTATFRADGSSKFGADNRFGYFPSFSTAWNVSNESFMQDVPWISMLKLRLGYGLTGNQNIDAYAFADKLEVNGVYNFGSQRGFESEQVSLIYPYKLSNPSIKWESVEQYNVGLDIGFLNDRIVANVDFYLKNTNDMLTKKPVPQTSGTSLEQADWPPVNIGKVRNKGIEFNLNTRNFVGEFTWETNLNMTFNKNEVLKLGGPEILSGVSLIREGLPINSFYGYKMGGIYQTLDEVFAGVPMENRAPDKASHNSQVNTSPGDIWFVNVNGDDVINDFDRTVIGNPQPDFIFGFNNQFGYKNFDLSIFFQGSYGNDIWNGVRVSHEGMESTYNQFTSTLNRWNGEGSSNTMPRAIYADPNRNNRASTRWVEDGSYLRLKNLTFGYRFTQDWLKKIGAKSLRLYLSFDNLWTLTNYSGLDPEVGLWGLDYGIYPTSRVYMFGASVKF, encoded by the coding sequence ATGACAAGGAAAAAACAAAGTAAAAGAGGTTTGAGAGTATGTTGCCTCATGGGGTGTATGGTACTCTTGTTTTCCCAACCGTTTGGGATTTCTGCACAGCAGACAGAGCAGGGCGGTCCCGGTAAAGTTTCGGCCGCTGATTCGCAACAGTTTATTTCGGGAAAGGTTATAGATGCTTCGGGCGTACCTATTATAGGTGCGACAGTCCATTTGAAAGATAGTAAAAATGTGGCTGTGACCGACATGGACGGTAATTTCTCGATAAAATCGGATCAAAAAAATCCAATACTTAGAGTTTCTTATATCGGTTATGATGCCGTGGAAACGAGTGTTAAAGGGAATAAATCTGTACGTATCGTTTTGAAAGAAAATACCAAAGCACTCGATGAGGTTGTCGTTGTAGGTTATGGAACGATGAGACGTTCAGATGTTACGGGTTCTATATCTTCTGTAAAAGGAAGCGAACTCGTAAAGAATTCGACTTCTAATGTGGTACAATCTTTGGCCGGAAAAATGTCGGGTGTACAGGTGGTTCAAAATTCCGGAGCTCCCGGTGGAGATGTTTCTATTTTGATTCGCGGTGTCGGTACGATTAACGATGCGTCTCCTTTGTATGTTATCGATGGAGTTCCCGTAAATGGCGGTATGTGGTATATAAATCCGGCAGATGTAGAGTCTATCGATGTTCTTAAAGATGCTTCCGCCACTGCTATTTATGGTTCGCGAGGTGCAAACGGTGTAGTTATGGTTACTACTCGTCAAGCCAAAGAGGGAAGAACAGAAATTAATTTAGATTATAGTTTCGGTATTCAACAATCTGCAAAGACGTTCGATATGCTGAATGCATCACAATATGCTGCTTTACATAATGAAATGAGGTCGAATGCGGGTTTATCGTTGAATCCGTTGTTTGCCGACCCTGAATCTCTCGGTGCTGGTACGGATTGGCTTTCTCCGTTATTCCGTACGGCTCCGATGCATAAAGTGAATCTTTCTATTTTGGGCGGTAATTCCAAGATTAATCATGCGACATCGGTGGGTTATTATGCACAAGACGGTATTATGAAAAATTCGGAATTTAACCGACTGAATCTTCAATCCAATATATCGTCACAAATATTGAGCAATGTAAAGGTAAGAGCAAACGTAAACCTAAGCGCCGAGAATCGTCGTACTCAGCCTATATCGACTGTTATTCAGAATGCTATGCGCATGTTACCTTCCATTTCTATTTATGACGACGAAGGTAATTATAACGGTCCTACCGGGAATGCCGAGTTGAATGGAGATGCTTTGAACCCTGTGGCTATCGTAAACGAACAAAAGTATCGTATGAAAGGATTCAGAATGTTATCTAATATTTCGGCCGAGTGGGAGATCATCGACGGTTTGGTTGCTAAAACTACCGGAGGTGCGGAACTGGGATATGAGTATAATAACAATTATATACCTAAATACAAATGGGGTAATAAAGAGCAGACCAATACCTCGCAATCATTGTCTTCGGCTTATGAAGAGTTGTATTTGTGGGATAATTCACTTACTTATGACAAGGTATTCGGCAAACATAAATTGAATGCCATGATAGGAACTTCTTACCAAGAGTATAAGAAGGAATGGATGTCTGCTGCCGGTACGGGACGTGCCAGCGAGATGACGACGGAATTGGATAATGCGACGAAAGCTACTGATGTGGGCGGTAATTCTTATTCTTGGGCGTTGATGTCGTATATGGGACGTGTTCATTATTCGTATGACAACCGATATTTCTTGACGGCAACTTTCCGAGCCGATGGTTCTTCCAAGTTCGGAGCCGATAATCGATTCGGGTATTTCCCTTCGTTTTCAACAGCATGGAATGTGTCTAATGAAAGCTTCATGCAAGATGTCCCCTGGATATCGATGTTGAAATTGCGCTTAGGGTATGGATTGACCGGTAACCAGAATATCGATGCGTATGCATTTGCCGATAAGTTGGAAGTGAACGGCGTTTATAATTTCGGTTCGCAACGAGGATTTGAGTCGGAACAAGTATCGCTTATATACCCGTACAAACTATCCAATCCGTCTATTAAGTGGGAGTCTGTCGAACAATACAATGTCGGGTTGGATATAGGTTTCTTGAATGACCGAATTGTCGCTAATGTCGATTTCTATTTAAAGAATACTAACGATATGCTTACCAAGAAGCCTGTTCCTCAAACTAGTGGAACATCTTTGGAACAAGCCGATTGGCCTCCTGTGAATATCGGTAAGGTGAGGAATAAGGGTATCGAGTTTAATTTGAATACTCGCAATTTTGTCGGAGAATTTACTTGGGAAACCAACTTAAATATGACTTTCAATAAGAATGAGGTTTTGAAGTTGGGCGGTCCCGAAATCCTCAGCGGTGTAAGTTTGATTCGTGAAGGTCTGCCTATCAACTCTTTCTATGGTTATAAGATGGGTGGTATCTATCAGACACTGGACGAAGTCTTTGCGGGGGTTCCTATGGAAAACCGCGCTCCTGATAAAGCATCGCATAATTCTCAGGTCAATACGTCACCGGGCGATATTTGGTTTGTCAATGTGAATGGCGATGATGTAATCAATGATTTTGACCGAACAGTTATCGGTAATCCTCAACCTGATTTTATTTTTGGGTTTAACAATCAATTCGGATATAAGAATTTTGATTTGAGTATATTTTTCCAGGGTTCGTACGGGAATGATATATGGAACGGCGTAAGAGTGTCTCATGAGGGTATGGAGAGTACTTATAACCAATTTACCTCTACATTGAACCGATGGAACGGGGAAGGATCCAGCAATACGATGCCTCGTGCCATTTATGCCGATCCGAACCGAAATAACAGAGCTTCGACTCGTTGGGTAGAAGACGGTTCTTATCTGAGGTTGAAAAATCTTACTTTCGGTTATCGTTTTACTCAGGATTGGTTGAAAAAGATCGGGGCCAAATCATTACGGTTGTATTTGAGTTTCGATAATTTGTGGACCTTGACCAATTATTCGGGTCTTGACCCCGAGGTGGGTCTTTGGGGATTGGACTATGGAATTTATCCTACTTCCCGAGTCTATATGTTTGGAGCATCTGTAAAATTCTAA
- a CDS encoding RagB/SusD family nutrient uptake outer membrane protein: protein MKRTIISTISVVVLSTVLSGCMDKLEILPNDQIITENFFEEGSPEEIESGVNSMYQRLQSSYMYNLRMWTLDIVAGEGRVGNEAGGNGLETTQLSNFTATSDNSGAKELWRGPWAGISRTNWILTNIDKSPKISDAKKTQYKGEAHFLRGLYYFNLVRLFGDVPWIDKQQTASDDLQVSRTSKDIVYQHIIDDFSDAASMLPAVYENTTDIGRATKGAAFGLLAKVYLTLKRYNETLVAIDSVMNLGVYSLNRKYEWNFSDLRENGPESLFEVQYEKDVTAYSEFDILGQGGWHHEYMAPLASINIGGPWGNFGWFAVYPEFVESYEPGDLRKSVSVWCEGDVYQGWSYDPTCSQTGHNVKKFLCENIGVDRAMDSPLNFPVLRFADVLLMQAEALNELGRSSEAAALASSENDGGPLNRVRVRAGLPNVTTTDQVELREIIRHERRMELAFEGGHRWFDLVRYDNDGEYAKTFFQSIGKTNFTTPKHLLLPVPIDDIDANPNLLPNNPGY from the coding sequence ATGAAAAGGACAATTATATCTACTATATCTGTTGTCGTTCTTTCGACTGTCTTGTCGGGCTGTATGGATAAACTCGAAATATTGCCGAACGACCAAATCATTACCGAAAACTTTTTCGAGGAGGGTTCTCCCGAAGAGATAGAGAGTGGTGTCAATTCTATGTATCAGCGGTTACAGAGTTCGTATATGTATAATTTGCGAATGTGGACATTGGATATTGTCGCCGGAGAGGGCCGTGTTGGAAATGAAGCCGGTGGAAACGGTCTCGAAACGACGCAGTTGTCTAACTTCACAGCGACCAGCGATAACTCCGGGGCTAAGGAATTATGGCGCGGACCCTGGGCGGGAATCAGTCGAACGAATTGGATTTTGACGAATATCGATAAATCTCCGAAGATTTCTGACGCAAAGAAAACCCAATACAAGGGAGAGGCTCATTTTTTAAGAGGGTTGTATTATTTCAATCTGGTACGGTTGTTCGGCGATGTGCCCTGGATAGACAAGCAACAGACTGCAAGCGATGATTTGCAGGTGTCGAGAACATCGAAAGATATAGTTTACCAGCACATCATTGATGATTTTTCTGATGCGGCATCGATGTTACCGGCTGTTTATGAAAATACGACCGACATAGGACGTGCGACGAAAGGGGCTGCATTCGGGTTACTCGCAAAAGTTTATTTGACATTGAAACGGTACAACGAAACTTTGGTTGCTATCGATTCGGTGATGAATCTTGGAGTTTATTCTCTTAATCGGAAATATGAATGGAATTTCAGCGATTTGCGCGAAAACGGTCCAGAGAGTTTATTTGAGGTTCAGTATGAAAAAGATGTGACAGCATATAGTGAATTTGATATATTGGGACAAGGAGGGTGGCATCACGAGTATATGGCTCCTTTGGCAAGTATCAATATCGGAGGACCGTGGGGAAATTTCGGTTGGTTTGCTGTTTATCCCGAATTTGTAGAAAGTTATGAACCAGGCGATTTGCGTAAGTCGGTTTCTGTTTGGTGTGAAGGAGATGTCTATCAAGGCTGGTCTTATGATCCTACTTGTTCGCAGACGGGGCATAACGTGAAAAAGTTCTTGTGTGAAAATATAGGTGTCGACCGGGCGATGGATAGCCCACTTAATTTCCCGGTATTGCGATTTGCCGATGTTTTGTTGATGCAAGCAGAAGCGTTAAATGAGTTGGGGCGTTCGTCCGAAGCGGCTGCTCTGGCATCTTCCGAGAATGATGGCGGTCCGTTGAATCGAGTACGCGTGAGAGCTGGTTTGCCTAATGTGACCACTACCGATCAAGTAGAATTGAGAGAAATTATCAGGCATGAACGTCGTATGGAATTAGCGTTCGAGGGTGGACACCGATGGTTCGATTTAGTTCGATACGATAACGATGGCGAATATGCAAAGACATTTTTCCAAAGTATAGGTAAAACTAATTTTACCACACCTAAGCATTTGCTGTTGCCAGTACCTATCGACGATATAGATGCCAATCCTAATTTGTTGCCTAATAATCCGGGGTACTAA
- a CDS encoding glycoside hydrolase family 66 protein yields the protein MKIRILTLLFSAFIIGASYAHDDLVYRTASEWSFDAGNQSTISETYGSAFLGGAVVADYNGDGIPDICEIDTSGEEIRWIWKLGNGDNEWSNIEAITFGETATDKCAVGDFNGDGKADIAVMRSGSSLATWYIDYAPCDGQFDEKGRFGLSGDIPLSGDFNADGVDDICVYRPSSGTWYVCFADISGYPEFESHLAINGVLFGTSGDIPFVGDFDGDGYDDMALLRALESRVLVNLYDRKKPKYEHYADLNGVGVSDLEITVPVQNVVAVSAADIDLSRPKSLPLATQEEVGAEVNLRHGWTCIFDNSLDVDKWAAALQYAGINTLEYHPWMRAHEEVAPETETWNTYVGDDRLWTSKAMMKQKVEKFRSIGGRSICYTGIYASTPAFALAHPSWAMKNEADKSFMTYGGSYLYLMSTNENVNAPYEVNGKNYKSFNEYFIAQAVAAQQEYNYDGYRWDWYGLPETYVCDGLAGTGNFSYEMAQFVNQLDIAVKEVRSDVTTTALQLPSTSGNVPHLTTGAVVNHQFMELWPYGTGTKYSDLYRDIYDAKSRYPDKPVFANFYPPTEMNLSTSWPVENIDYQFATCLSAGGYPSAQVVDGVAGFTDPVPFHAVNYPASVLERIAQWNKFVAAYGAYFYYSNPAYLITDYVRGDFTVSGSNSGVFGTLKKRYDKRTREIDAFVVDLVNYGNSLDLRWDEVNTVPSSTQVSVSFTLPDGFVAYKLYCITIDGRNEVPYSLNGNKVEVSLPSVSVFASLVLTSTKSQELPSEPSGVGSMPELFTFGYDAKGETLNKDEATYIPVMQEGKPYVVASEFGGNVAEWYEITDAYQGESAIRVTAGDIRFNTTDNGAIRIPIEKFNRFKLAVRSNNTTASWFGFRLLKPSETSSVWESRDLYYRVGYSQPNIAYITLTPVKPQNGVWVEYKRDILSDVIGLWGVEWANAIVTDVHYGPVDRNSADYDNLIFMSPDYNSGIDNQKKNDKIKCWTENGRICIEGSDFYRGKEFRLQITDLSGRVIGMEDCIVDSYRLLSETILSMPGAYFIQVIDKETDVTVLQIRCIAN from the coding sequence ATGAAAATACGAATTCTAACATTATTGTTTTCTGCTTTTATTATAGGAGCGAGTTATGCTCATGACGATCTTGTGTATAGAACCGCTTCGGAGTGGAGCTTCGATGCTGGAAATCAGTCGACTATTTCGGAAACGTACGGTTCTGCATTCTTGGGCGGGGCGGTGGTTGCCGATTATAATGGCGACGGTATTCCCGACATTTGTGAGATAGATACATCGGGCGAAGAGATACGTTGGATATGGAAACTGGGTAACGGCGATAATGAATGGAGCAATATTGAGGCTATAACGTTTGGAGAAACGGCTACCGATAAATGTGCGGTAGGTGATTTTAACGGTGACGGGAAAGCCGATATTGCCGTGATGAGATCCGGTTCTTCTTTGGCTACGTGGTATATAGATTATGCTCCATGTGACGGACAGTTCGATGAAAAGGGGAGATTCGGTTTATCGGGCGATATTCCGTTGTCGGGCGATTTCAATGCCGATGGAGTAGATGATATTTGCGTATATCGCCCCTCTTCCGGTACTTGGTATGTTTGTTTTGCCGATATCTCAGGGTATCCAGAGTTCGAGAGCCATTTGGCTATTAATGGAGTTTTGTTCGGAACGTCGGGCGATATTCCTTTTGTGGGCGATTTTGATGGCGATGGGTATGACGATATGGCTTTGTTACGAGCATTGGAGAGCCGCGTGTTGGTTAATCTATATGATCGAAAGAAACCTAAATATGAGCATTATGCCGATCTAAACGGTGTCGGAGTTTCTGATTTGGAGATTACTGTTCCAGTACAGAATGTAGTGGCTGTTTCGGCGGCAGACATTGATTTGTCCCGTCCTAAATCATTGCCTTTGGCTACGCAGGAAGAGGTGGGAGCAGAGGTAAATCTGCGACATGGCTGGACTTGTATTTTCGATAATTCTCTTGATGTGGATAAATGGGCTGCTGCGTTGCAATATGCGGGTATCAATACATTGGAATATCACCCGTGGATGAGAGCTCATGAGGAGGTTGCACCGGAGACCGAAACATGGAATACGTATGTCGGTGATGACCGTTTGTGGACCAGCAAGGCTATGATGAAACAGAAGGTAGAGAAGTTTCGATCGATAGGAGGGCGTTCAATTTGTTATACAGGTATTTATGCCAGTACACCAGCATTTGCTCTTGCACACCCCAGTTGGGCCATGAAAAATGAGGCTGATAAAAGTTTCATGACATACGGGGGATCTTATCTGTATTTAATGTCTACTAACGAGAATGTGAACGCTCCTTATGAGGTGAACGGAAAGAATTATAAGAGCTTTAATGAATATTTCATAGCGCAGGCCGTCGCTGCTCAACAGGAATATAATTATGACGGTTATCGTTGGGACTGGTATGGTTTGCCGGAAACGTATGTTTGTGACGGATTGGCCGGTACGGGAAATTTTTCTTATGAAATGGCACAATTTGTCAACCAATTGGATATTGCTGTTAAGGAAGTAAGGAGCGATGTTACGACTACGGCATTGCAACTTCCTTCGACTAGTGGAAATGTGCCCCATTTGACGACGGGAGCAGTGGTCAATCATCAGTTTATGGAACTTTGGCCGTATGGTACGGGAACAAAATATAGTGATTTGTATCGTGATATTTATGATGCTAAATCGCGTTATCCCGATAAACCTGTGTTCGCTAATTTTTATCCTCCGACGGAAATGAATTTATCGACCAGTTGGCCGGTTGAAAACATAGATTACCAATTCGCTACCTGTCTTTCGGCAGGAGGATACCCGTCTGCGCAGGTGGTCGACGGAGTTGCCGGATTTACCGATCCTGTACCGTTTCATGCCGTAAATTATCCGGCAAGCGTACTCGAACGTATCGCCCAGTGGAATAAATTTGTTGCTGCTTATGGTGCTTATTTCTATTATTCGAATCCGGCTTATCTTATTACCGATTATGTCCGGGGAGACTTTACGGTTTCGGGGAGTAATAGCGGAGTGTTCGGGACGTTGAAAAAGCGTTATGATAAAAGGACACGTGAGATAGATGCTTTTGTCGTGGATCTTGTGAACTATGGCAACAGCCTAGATTTACGTTGGGACGAAGTTAATACAGTTCCTTCTTCTACACAGGTTTCGGTTTCATTTACTTTACCCGATGGTTTTGTCGCATATAAACTGTATTGCATTACTATCGACGGAAGAAACGAAGTTCCCTATTCCTTGAACGGCAATAAAGTGGAGGTTTCTCTTCCATCGGTGTCGGTATTTGCTTCGTTGGTACTGACTTCGACAAAATCGCAAGAGCTCCCTTCGGAACCGAGCGGGGTAGGAAGTATGCCAGAATTGTTTACATTCGGTTATGATGCGAAAGGTGAGACTTTAAATAAAGATGAGGCTACCTATATCCCTGTCATGCAAGAGGGGAAACCTTATGTAGTAGCCAGCGAGTTCGGCGGGAATGTGGCCGAGTGGTATGAAATCACGGATGCTTATCAGGGAGAATCCGCTATTCGCGTGACTGCCGGCGATATTCGGTTCAATACGACGGACAACGGAGCAATTCGGATTCCTATCGAAAAATTCAACCGGTTCAAACTTGCTGTTCGTTCGAATAATACGACTGCCTCATGGTTCGGATTCCGACTATTGAAACCGTCTGAAACATCGTCTGTGTGGGAATCGAGGGACTTGTATTATCGCGTAGGTTATAGTCAGCCTAATATCGCTTATATCACATTGACTCCTGTGAAACCGCAGAACGGAGTATGGGTAGAATATAAGCGGGATATTTTGAGCGATGTGATTGGTCTGTGGGGTGTGGAATGGGCAAATGCGATCGTAACCGATGTGCATTACGGACCGGTAGATAGAAATAGTGCAGACTATGATAACTTGATTTTTATGTCGCCCGATTATAACAGTGGAATCGATAATCAAAAAAAAAACGACAAAATAAAGTGTTGGACTGAAAACGGTAGAATATGCATTGAGGGTTCCGATTTTTATCGGGGGAAAGAGTTCCGTCTACAAATTACCGATTTGTCGGGGCGGGTAATTGGTATGGAAGACTGCATTGTAGATAGTTATCGATTATTATCCGAGACGATACTTTCGATGCCGGGTGCATATTTTATACAGGTCATAGATAAAGAAACTGATGTGACGGTGCTGCAGATCCGTTGCATCGCAAATTAA
- a CDS encoding T9SS type A sorting domain-containing protein, with product MRKIVFLLTALCLSMSAWSQDGLVYWSQADGYKFDFDLDGTVDFSLPTQTTDKAISQVFVFDANGDGYFDLCELDLNDNLINWIFYYNDGNNNFVDPQTVIYGMSEGDKKLAGDFNGDGIGDVGIRRDNEFGLWWLITFQAMAPDVNQQFGISDKDLLVAGDMNGDGQDDIVCYDKGSWLCSFTPSDTEYKTPDFVSKDVQVTFGTSYDIPVLCDVDGDGYADMGLCSVDDEEVSFNLHSATKTANNGYSSDNGRGTFDKVVLMPSGINPTCVCAVKSKGTTGIESEHAVANVSVYPTLVRAGDSFTVKGNDVTKVKIYGMMGQLVKEIDTDGSMSTVVVSVDGWAQGTYFVCCESEGAVSSSKLIVQ from the coding sequence ATGAGAAAAATTGTCTTTTTATTAACAGCTTTATGCTTATCCATGAGTGCATGGAGTCAGGACGGATTGGTATATTGGTCGCAAGCCGACGGTTACAAATTCGATTTTGATTTAGATGGAACGGTAGATTTTTCGTTACCGACACAAACGACTGATAAAGCTATTTCGCAAGTATTTGTGTTCGATGCGAATGGCGATGGGTATTTCGACCTTTGTGAGCTCGATTTAAACGATAATCTCATTAATTGGATTTTTTATTATAATGATGGGAATAATAACTTCGTAGACCCTCAAACAGTCATATATGGCATGTCGGAAGGAGATAAAAAATTGGCCGGAGATTTTAATGGTGACGGTATCGGCGATGTGGGTATCCGTCGCGATAATGAGTTTGGCCTTTGGTGGCTGATTACGTTCCAAGCGATGGCTCCTGATGTAAACCAACAGTTCGGAATTAGCGATAAAGACTTATTGGTTGCCGGAGATATGAATGGAGACGGGCAGGACGATATAGTGTGCTATGATAAGGGTTCTTGGTTATGCTCTTTTACTCCGTCAGATACGGAATATAAGACTCCCGATTTTGTCTCAAAAGATGTGCAGGTGACTTTCGGTACATCGTACGATATACCTGTGTTGTGCGACGTGGACGGTGACGGGTATGCCGATATGGGGTTGTGTTCTGTCGATGACGAGGAAGTTAGTTTTAATCTCCATAGTGCGACGAAAACTGCAAATAACGGATATAGCAGCGATAATGGTCGAGGTACTTTCGATAAGGTTGTACTTATGCCTTCGGGTATAAATCCTACTTGTGTATGTGCTGTAAAGAGTAAAGGAACGACCGGCATCGAATCGGAGCATGCCGTGGCAAATGTCAGTGTATATCCTACCTTAGTACGGGCTGGGGATTCTTTTACCGTGAAAGGTAACGATGTGACGAAAGTGAAAATATACGGTATGATGGGACAACTTGTTAAGGAAATCGATACCGACGGTAGCATGTCGACGGTTGTCGTTTCGGTTGATGGTTGGGCTCAGGGAACATATTTTGTTTGTTGCGAAAGTGAAGGTGCCGTTTCTTCGTCTAAATTAATCGTTCAATAA